GATCGACGCCGTCGCCGGAACCCGGCCCGAGCCCGAACCGCTTTTCTAGGGGTCCGCTACCAAAATTCTTCCTATAAATATTGGGGGCTGCGCGCCCCCCAAGTGCGTGAGCGCACTGGACATTGAGGGGCGCTGCCCCGACCCCTGAGGGGTATCCAAACTGAGTTACACCCCAAACTTATGCCAGGAACTTGGCTAACATGACCTATGCGCTGGGCTGTTTACAGATATCGGCTACGCTTTGGTAGTCTTCGTCCAGGGCGAGGCCGAGCTTGGCGCGTTTAAGGGCTTGTTCGGCGTGGCGTTCGCAGACGGCTTTTAAGTCCTCGTCCACGGCAGCGAGGGCGCGGAAGGCTTTTTGCAGGCGGATCATCACCTCGCGCATGGGTGCGCCGTCGCGGGCGATGCCGGTAAAGGCGTCGTCAAACAGCGCGTCCAGGGGGATGCAGGGCGCATCCACCCGGTCGTAGCGGTTGTCCGTTTCGGCGTCCGATTCGTTTTGGGGGTTACTCCAGCGGTGGAGTAGGCGGACGAGCTGCCCGGTGACCTGAATGGCGGTGCCGGGGTCGTTGACAGCGGGGGAGAGGGCGCGGCTGGCGATTTCCGAGAGAACGATGAAGCCAAAGCGCGGGTCCTCGTCGAAGAGCCGTTGCTCGCCGATACGGAAGGCGCGGCGCACGCGGTTGATTTCCTCTTCTTCGAGGGGGGCTTGCGGCTTGCCCGCGATGCGGGCCAGCACCCGGTCCGGCGTGATGAACGCCCCGGGCAACACCTCGGCGTGGACTTTCAGGTCCGCCTGAGTGGCCCATTTTTGCAGAAAAGCCCAGTCCACCCGCTGAAGGTAGCCGATGTCGGCCCCCCGGATTTCGATGCCACCGTCGGTGTCCTCCTGGGCGCAGGCATGCCAGAGCCAGGAGCGCTGGTAGCGACCGATGGAGCGGACGGTTGCGGCTTCTACTTTTTCCAGGGTCATGCCGAGCCGCCCGAGACGGGCGATGCGGTCCACCCAGCGGATAAAGGTGATGACCACGACCCAGAAGACCGTCAGCGTCAGCAGCAGGAGAAAGAAGCGTCCGGAGCCGCTGTAGAACCCGTTCATCAGGGCGAGCACGGCGATGACCGAGAACAGGAAAGCCCCGATAAAGGTCGAGAGCGCGTTCTGGGAAACGTCGTCGGCGATGATGAGCGAGAATGCGCGCGGGGTGGCGGTCTGCCCGGCGGAGGAGTAGGCCGAAACCATGGCCCCGACCGCAAAAACCGCGATGGCGAGCATGCCGGAACTGAGCACGCCAAGCAGGATCTGAAGGGATTCGCGGCTGATGTCGGGCACGAGGCTGTCGTCCACCCAGCGCCCCAGCAGGTAGGCGATGACGGTCGCCACCACGGAGACTATACACATGAGCAGGGGGCGCACCCAGAGGGCTTCGGCCAGACGGTTTCGGATAAATTGCAGGGTACTGAGCATCTTTTGGGTTCTGGTACAAAAAAGCGTTTTTGCCTCCGCTGCAACACGCATACGCTTCTTCCACCGGGGAGCGCTTGACGGTGCACAAAGACAATGCGGGAACCAGGTGGGATGGGTATTGATTTTCGGGGCTGATATCCACATACTCGAAGGTTCAATGACAACCTCAGCCGGGTCCGGCAGCATTGCCGTCCGGGCGGGCTGATTTTCACCTGCTTAGCGATGACCAATTATTTTAAAAATACCCCCGACAAGGACGGTCTGTTCGGCGAATTCGGCGGCAGCTTTATCCCGCCTGAGCTTCAGGCCGAGATGGATAAGATCACCGAGGCGTACTACACGATCAGCAAATCGCACGAGTTTATCTCGGAACTGCGCAGCATCCGCACGCATTTCCAGGGGCGCCCGACGCCGGTCTATTATTGCCGCCGCCTTTCCGAGCAGATCGGGGCGCGGCTGTACCTCAAGCGCGAGGATCTCAACCACACCGGCGCGCACAAGCTCAACCACTGCATGGGCGAGGCCCTGCTGGCCAAGTACATGGGCAAGAAGCGCCTCATCGCTGAAACCGGGGCCGGCCAGCATGGGGTGGCGCTGGCCACAGCGGCCGCCTACTTCGGGCTCGAATGCGAGATCCACATGGGCGAGGTGGACATCGCCAAGGAGCACCCGAATGTGGTACGCATGAAGATCCTCGGGGCGGAAGTCGTGCCCGTCACCCACGGATTGAAAACGCTCAAGGAGGCGGTCGATTCGGCCTTCCTGTCCTACCTGAAAGACCCCATCAACACGATTTACTGCATCGGCTCGGTCGTAGGGCCGCACCCCTTCCCGATGATGGTGCGGGATTTCCAGCGCGTGGTCGGGATCGAGGCGCGCGCCCAGTATCTCGACATGACCGGAGAGCTGCCGGACAATGTCGTCGCCTGCGTGGGCGGCGGCAGCAACGCGATGGGCATTTTCTCCGCTTTCCTCGCCGACGAGTGCGAGATATACGGGGTCGAGCCCTCGGGCCGCTCCTACAAGATGGGCGACCACGCCTGCTCGATGAAGTTCGGCAAGACCGGTGTCATCCACGGCTTCAAGTGCAAGATGCTCCAGGA
The DNA window shown above is from Ruficoccus amylovorans and carries:
- a CDS encoding DUF2254 domain-containing protein; its protein translation is MLSTLQFIRNRLAEALWVRPLLMCIVSVVATVIAYLLGRWVDDSLVPDISRESLQILLGVLSSGMLAIAVFAVGAMVSAYSSAGQTATPRAFSLIIADDVSQNALSTFIGAFLFSVIAVLALMNGFYSGSGRFFLLLLTLTVFWVVVITFIRWVDRIARLGRLGMTLEKVEAATVRSIGRYQRSWLWHACAQEDTDGGIEIRGADIGYLQRVDWAFLQKWATQADLKVHAEVLPGAFITPDRVLARIAGKPQAPLEEEEINRVRRAFRIGEQRLFDEDPRFGFIVLSEIASRALSPAVNDPGTAIQVTGQLVRLLHRWSNPQNESDAETDNRYDRVDAPCIPLDALFDDAFTGIARDGAPMREVMIRLQKAFRALAAVDEDLKAVCERHAEQALKRAKLGLALDEDYQSVADICKQPSA
- the trpB gene encoding tryptophan synthase subunit beta; protein product: MTNYFKNTPDKDGLFGEFGGSFIPPELQAEMDKITEAYYTISKSHEFISELRSIRTHFQGRPTPVYYCRRLSEQIGARLYLKREDLNHTGAHKLNHCMGEALLAKYMGKKRLIAETGAGQHGVALATAAAYFGLECEIHMGEVDIAKEHPNVVRMKILGAEVVPVTHGLKTLKEAVDSAFLSYLKDPINTIYCIGSVVGPHPFPMMVRDFQRVVGIEARAQYLDMTGELPDNVVACVGGGSNAMGIFSAFLADECEIYGVEPSGRSYKMGDHACSMKFGKTGVIHGFKCKMLQDEAGEPAPVYSVASGLDYPGVGPEHCLLAEQGRVNYVDANDDEAIDAFYRLSRMEGIIPALESSHAVAYAFKLAQEKPRESILVNLSGRGDKDIDFIVDTYGLPEDK